From Microbacterium sp. YJN-G, a single genomic window includes:
- a CDS encoding zinc-dependent metalloprotease, translating into MADDEQDPSDFEEMLRRMMSGGQIDPEALREALSGMQGMQGMPIDPAQMQGFMSQMQGMFGGDPWQNAERQALHIANREGLGITATAQSSLAEAFALANLWLSEATTISELASAPQAMTRGDWVQKTLPVWKEIASPVSTSIADALTGALETQVPEEMRGMVQGAGQLMRGLGGSLFAAQFGQVLGRLSLEVVSGGDVGIPVLPAGTAAVIPQNIAGFGEGLEIPEDQVALYLAVRELAYARLYRHAKWLHLHVLSQITDFARGVTVDIDALEDLASRLDPTNPEELRAAIEGGALLPAQTDAQREALTRLENLIATIDGWVDVVTSQAIARLPDGVRLAEAARRRRAVGGPAEDALGALVGLKLRPRRLREASAMWQAVTDAVGVAARDSLWDYPDLMPQSGDIDDPTALIERLQATQRGEAPAADEFDEALARLLDGDDFGAAPDAAAPDDDDDRPEGDRPV; encoded by the coding sequence ATGGCAGACGACGAACAGGACCCTTCGGACTTCGAGGAGATGCTCCGCCGGATGATGTCGGGCGGCCAGATCGACCCGGAGGCTCTCCGCGAGGCGCTCTCGGGCATGCAGGGCATGCAGGGCATGCCCATCGACCCGGCGCAGATGCAGGGCTTCATGTCGCAGATGCAGGGCATGTTCGGCGGAGACCCGTGGCAGAACGCCGAACGTCAGGCGCTGCACATCGCCAACCGCGAGGGTCTCGGGATCACCGCGACCGCGCAGTCGTCGCTGGCGGAGGCCTTCGCGCTGGCGAACCTCTGGCTGAGCGAGGCGACCACGATCTCGGAGCTGGCCTCGGCCCCGCAGGCGATGACCCGCGGCGACTGGGTGCAGAAGACCCTGCCGGTGTGGAAGGAGATCGCCTCCCCCGTGTCGACCTCGATCGCCGACGCGCTCACCGGCGCGCTGGAGACCCAGGTGCCCGAGGAGATGCGCGGCATGGTGCAGGGCGCAGGCCAGCTCATGCGCGGCCTGGGCGGTTCGCTGTTCGCGGCGCAGTTCGGTCAGGTGCTGGGGCGTCTCTCGCTCGAAGTCGTCTCGGGCGGCGACGTCGGCATCCCGGTCCTGCCCGCAGGCACCGCCGCGGTGATCCCGCAGAACATCGCCGGCTTCGGCGAAGGCCTCGAGATCCCCGAGGATCAGGTGGCCCTGTATCTCGCGGTGCGCGAGCTCGCCTACGCGCGCCTGTACCGGCACGCGAAATGGCTGCACCTGCACGTGCTCTCGCAGATCACCGACTTCGCCCGCGGCGTCACCGTCGACATCGACGCGCTCGAGGATCTCGCCTCGCGCCTGGACCCCACGAACCCCGAAGAGCTGCGCGCGGCGATCGAGGGCGGCGCGCTGCTGCCCGCGCAGACCGACGCGCAGCGCGAGGCCCTGACGCGACTGGAGAACCTCATCGCCACGATCGACGGCTGGGTCGACGTCGTCACCAGCCAGGCGATCGCCCGGCTTCCCGACGGGGTGCGACTGGCCGAGGCTGCGCGCCGCCGCCGTGCGGTCGGCGGGCCCGCCGAGGATGCGCTGGGTGCGCTGGTCGGGCTGAAGCTGCGCCCGCGGCGCCTGCGCGAGGCGTCGGCGATGTGGCAGGCGGTCACGGATGCCGTCGGCGTCGCCGCCCGCGACTCGCTGTGGGACTACCCGGACCTCATGCCGCAGTCCGGCGACATCGACGATCCGACGGCGCTGATCGAGCGCCTGCAGGCTACGCAGCGCGGTGAGGCTCCGGCCGCGGACGAGTTCGACGAGGCGCTCGCGCGCCTGCTCGACGGCGACGACTTCGGCGCCGCCCCCGACGCAGCCGCGCCGGACGACGACGACGACCGCCCCGAGGGCGACCGCCCCGTCTGA
- a CDS encoding PDZ domain-containing protein, giving the protein MSSRRSNGTVTGIVALSVALVALVVLTFVPTQYVIQRPGPVFDTLGTARDADGTEVPLIEVSGAETYPTGGALDLTTVQVVGNRERTPTWFELALAWFDRTRAVVPIDTVFPEGVTSEERDERNTALMIDSQHEATAAALSELGYDVGATVEVVDVIEGSPAEGELAKGDRILAIDGTAVDSATLLRDRIQQAEGAEVELTVQRGAQERTVAIAPEKTTDAAGDTVWLIGITLTTDYDFPIDVRLQLDNVGGPSAGMMFALGIIDTLTPGEINGGENIAGTGTIDAAGEVGPIGGIRQKLYGARDAGATVFLAPADNCGEVVGHIPDGLDVYRTATLEESLEILEVIANDGDTSVLPVCTASAN; this is encoded by the coding sequence TTGTCATCACGCCGCAGCAACGGCACGGTCACCGGGATCGTCGCGCTGAGCGTCGCCCTGGTCGCTCTCGTGGTCCTCACCTTCGTGCCGACCCAGTACGTGATCCAGCGTCCGGGTCCGGTGTTCGACACGCTCGGTACCGCCCGGGATGCCGACGGCACCGAGGTGCCGCTGATCGAGGTGAGCGGGGCGGAGACCTACCCGACCGGCGGCGCGCTCGACCTGACCACCGTGCAGGTGGTCGGCAACCGCGAGCGCACCCCCACCTGGTTCGAGCTGGCACTGGCGTGGTTCGACCGGACGCGTGCGGTCGTGCCGATCGACACGGTGTTCCCGGAGGGTGTCACCTCCGAGGAGCGCGATGAGCGCAACACCGCCCTCATGATCGACTCGCAGCACGAGGCGACGGCCGCCGCCCTGAGCGAGCTCGGTTACGACGTCGGCGCGACCGTCGAGGTCGTCGACGTGATCGAGGGCTCGCCCGCCGAGGGCGAGCTGGCCAAGGGCGACCGCATCCTCGCGATCGACGGCACGGCCGTCGACTCGGCCACGCTCCTGCGCGATCGGATCCAGCAGGCCGAGGGCGCCGAGGTCGAGCTCACGGTGCAGCGCGGTGCCCAGGAGCGCACGGTCGCCATCGCGCCGGAGAAGACGACGGATGCCGCAGGCGACACCGTCTGGCTGATCGGCATCACCCTCACCACCGACTACGACTTCCCGATCGACGTCCGTCTGCAGCTCGACAACGTCGGCGGCCCGAGTGCAGGGATGATGTTCGCGCTCGGGATCATCGACACGCTCACCCCCGGTGAGATCAACGGCGGCGAGAACATCGCAGGCACCGGCACGATCGACGCCGCCGGCGAGGTCGGTCCGATCGGCGGCATCCGGCAGAAGCTGTACGGCGCGCGGGATGCCGGGGCGACCGTCTTCCTCGCACCGGCCGATAACTGCGGCGAAGTCGTCGGGCACATTCCCGACGGGCTGGACGTCTACCGCACGGCGACCCTGGAGGAGTCCCTGGAGATCCTCGAGGTGATCGCGAACGACGGCGACACCTCCGTGCTGCCGGTGTGCACGGCATCCGCGAACTGA
- a CDS encoding UPF0182 family protein yields MTTSAARPPATPSTSRRILAVSVGIIAALIAAFFVFASLYTEFLWFDQLDFASVLTTQWIATVSMFAIGFLGMAVPLFVCIQLAYRLRPVYVRLSSQLDRYQEVIEPLRRLAMWGMPVFFGIFAGFAAAGNWKTVWLWANGVTTNTLDPEFGVDTGFYLFAMPFYSMLLAFVSAVLLLSLIITALVSYLYGSVRIGQRELRISKPARIQLAILAGLYLAVQAVSLWLDRYLTLVQPEGRITGAAYTGVNATIPGLAILSIIAAVVAVLFFVTAIIGRWRFPLAATALLIVASLVVGMGYPWVVTTFQVKPNENAYQAPFYERNIKATKEAYDFADMEVTSFKATTDTAAGQLRADAETTASVRIMDPAIIGPTVRQLEQYRSYYQFAPELDVDRYEIDGKTQDTVVSVRDLDMSKLGGGDSWNNRVAVYTHGYGLVAMAGNERTSDGEPVFLERGIPTAGFLTESEKFEPRVYFGETSPEYSIVGAPDGETPVEIDYPRGQDGASDTKTTFTGDGGPRVGNTFIKLLYALKFQSEQILFSDLVNSESQILYDRDPRTRVQKVAPYLTLDRDPYPSVVDGRIVWIVDGFTTSSAYPYSKTVSMQDAIADSNTPASAVSFDNINYIRNSVKATVDAYDGSVKLYAWDEEDPILKAWQKVYPSTVQPISEMSGDLMSHVRYPTDLFKVQRAMMGVYHVDDAGSFAQEDNRWQTPEDPRSKDRLQPPYYLSMKMPGQDKARFSMFSTFIPADAQGESREVLMGYLAVDSDAGSEEGVKAEGYGKLRLLEIDTSTTVPGPGQVQNTFDSDATVAEKLNVLTIGKSEVKYGNLLTLPVGGGLLYVQPVFVQSSEGTKLPNLRKVLVAFGDRVAFEDTLTQALDALFGGDAGAAGGDEDVEPTEPDPGTGEGEGETPPDEGGTPAPGTDAQAQALEDAREALAAREAALKAGDLEEFAVQDKKLTAAIEKLLELESQTAE; encoded by the coding sequence GTGACCACCTCCGCAGCCCGCCCTCCGGCCACGCCCAGCACCTCCCGCCGAATCCTCGCCGTCTCGGTGGGGATCATCGCCGCGCTGATCGCCGCGTTCTTCGTGTTCGCGTCGCTCTACACGGAGTTCCTCTGGTTCGATCAGCTCGACTTCGCGTCGGTGCTGACGACGCAGTGGATCGCCACCGTGTCGATGTTCGCGATCGGCTTCCTCGGGATGGCGGTGCCGCTGTTCGTCTGCATCCAGCTCGCCTACCGGCTGCGCCCGGTGTACGTGCGGCTGAGCTCGCAGCTCGACCGCTACCAGGAGGTCATCGAGCCGCTGCGCCGGCTGGCGATGTGGGGCATGCCGGTGTTCTTCGGCATCTTCGCGGGCTTCGCCGCCGCCGGCAACTGGAAGACCGTGTGGCTGTGGGCCAACGGCGTCACCACGAATACCCTCGACCCCGAGTTCGGCGTCGACACCGGCTTCTACCTTTTCGCGATGCCGTTCTACTCGATGCTGCTCGCGTTCGTCTCGGCGGTGCTGCTGCTGAGCCTGATCATCACCGCACTGGTGTCGTACCTGTACGGCTCGGTGCGCATCGGCCAGCGCGAGCTGCGCATCTCGAAGCCGGCGCGCATCCAGCTCGCCATCCTCGCCGGTCTCTACCTGGCAGTGCAGGCCGTGAGCCTGTGGCTCGACCGCTACCTCACGCTCGTGCAGCCCGAGGGGCGCATCACGGGTGCCGCGTACACCGGCGTGAACGCGACCATCCCGGGTCTTGCGATCCTGTCGATCATCGCCGCGGTCGTCGCGGTGCTGTTCTTCGTCACCGCCATCATCGGCCGCTGGCGCTTCCCGCTCGCAGCGACCGCGCTGCTGATCGTCGCCTCTCTCGTGGTCGGTATGGGCTACCCGTGGGTGGTCACAACCTTCCAGGTGAAGCCGAACGAGAACGCCTACCAGGCGCCCTTCTACGAGCGGAACATCAAGGCCACCAAGGAGGCGTACGACTTCGCCGACATGGAGGTCACCTCGTTCAAGGCGACCACCGACACCGCCGCCGGCCAGCTGCGTGCGGATGCCGAGACCACCGCCTCGGTGCGCATCATGGACCCGGCCATCATCGGCCCCACGGTCCGTCAGCTCGAGCAGTACCGCTCGTACTACCAGTTCGCACCCGAGCTGGACGTCGACCGCTACGAGATCGACGGCAAGACGCAGGACACGGTCGTCTCGGTCCGCGACCTCGACATGTCCAAGCTCGGCGGCGGTGACAGCTGGAACAACCGCGTCGCGGTGTACACCCACGGCTACGGGCTGGTCGCGATGGCGGGCAACGAGCGCACCAGCGACGGTGAGCCGGTGTTCCTCGAGCGCGGCATTCCGACCGCCGGCTTCCTCACCGAGAGCGAGAAGTTCGAGCCGCGGGTGTACTTCGGCGAGACCTCGCCCGAGTACTCCATCGTCGGCGCCCCCGACGGCGAGACGCCGGTCGAGATCGACTACCCGCGCGGCCAGGACGGTGCGAGCGACACGAAGACCACGTTCACCGGTGACGGCGGTCCGCGTGTCGGCAACACCTTCATCAAGCTGCTGTACGCGCTGAAGTTCCAGTCCGAGCAGATCCTGTTCTCCGACCTGGTCAACTCCGAGTCGCAGATCCTCTACGACCGCGACCCGCGCACCCGCGTGCAGAAGGTGGCGCCGTACCTGACGCTGGACCGCGACCCGTACCCCAGCGTGGTCGACGGACGGATCGTGTGGATCGTCGACGGGTTCACCACCAGCTCGGCGTACCCGTACTCGAAGACGGTGAGCATGCAGGATGCGATCGCCGATTCGAACACTCCCGCGTCGGCTGTTTCGTTCGACAACATCAACTACATCCGCAACTCGGTCAAGGCCACAGTCGACGCCTACGACGGATCGGTGAAGCTGTACGCCTGGGACGAGGAGGACCCGATCCTCAAGGCCTGGCAGAAGGTGTACCCGAGCACGGTCCAGCCGATCAGCGAGATGTCCGGTGACCTGATGAGCCACGTGCGCTACCCGACCGACCTGTTCAAGGTGCAGCGGGCCATGATGGGCGTCTACCACGTCGATGACGCGGGGTCGTTCGCGCAGGAGGACAACCGCTGGCAGACGCCGGAGGACCCGCGCAGCAAGGACCGTCTGCAGCCGCCGTACTACCTGTCGATGAAGATGCCCGGTCAGGACAAGGCGCGCTTCTCGATGTTCTCGACCTTCATCCCGGCCGACGCGCAGGGTGAGAGCCGCGAGGTGCTGATGGGCTACCTCGCCGTCGACTCCGACGCCGGCTCCGAGGAGGGCGTGAAAGCCGAGGGCTACGGCAAGCTGCGGCTGCTCGAGATCGACACGTCGACCACGGTCCCCGGCCCCGGGCAGGTGCAGAACACCTTCGACTCGGATGCCACGGTGGCCGAGAAGCTGAACGTGCTGACGATCGGTAAGTCCGAGGTCAAGTACGGCAACCTGCTGACACTGCCCGTCGGCGGCGGTCTGCTGTACGTGCAGCCGGTGTTCGTGCAGTCGTCCGAGGGCACCAAGCTCCCGAACCTGAGGAAGGTCCTCGTCGCCTTCGGTGATCGGGTCGCATTCGAGGACACCCTCACCCAGGCACTGGACGCCCTGTTCGGCGGTGACGCCGGTGCGGCCGGCGGTGACGAGGACGTGGAGCCGACCGAACCCGATCCGGGTACCGGTGAGGGCGAGGGCGAGACCCCGCCGGACGAGGGCGGAACGCCCGCACCGGGAACGGATGCCCAGGCGCAGGCGCTCGAAGACGCCCGCGAGGCGCTCGCGGCTCGTGAGGCCGCGCTGAAGGCCGGCGACCTCGAGGAGTTCGCCGTGCAGGACAAGAAGCTGACGGCAGCGATCGAGAAGCTTCTCGAACTGGAGTCACAGACCGCAGAATGA
- a CDS encoding DUF1918 domain-containing protein, giving the protein MQIEAGSRIVIHGTRAGSTERHGEVLEVRGEGGGPPYLVRFDDGHETLIFPGTDCEIEHGAG; this is encoded by the coding sequence ATGCAGATCGAGGCCGGTTCCCGGATCGTGATCCACGGGACGCGTGCAGGCAGCACAGAGCGTCACGGCGAGGTGCTCGAGGTGCGTGGGGAGGGTGGCGGACCGCCGTATCTCGTGCGCTTCGACGACGGGCACGAGACGCTGATCTTCCCCGGCACCGACTGCGAGATCGAGCACGGGGCGGGGTAG
- a CDS encoding carboxymuconolactone decarboxylase family protein codes for MTDSMYPPRTPEMLRRRRELSPDTAAAFEAFSKQVFAEGALDEKTKQLIAVAVAHVTQCPYCIDGHTKLASRKGASDEEVMEAIWVAAEMRAGGAYAHSVLALNALDAVHGHAH; via the coding sequence ATGACCGACTCGATGTACCCGCCCCGCACCCCAGAAATGCTGCGCCGTCGCCGCGAGCTCTCGCCCGACACGGCTGCCGCGTTCGAGGCGTTCAGCAAGCAGGTCTTCGCCGAAGGCGCGCTCGATGAGAAGACGAAGCAGCTGATCGCCGTCGCCGTCGCACACGTCACGCAGTGCCCGTACTGCATCGACGGACACACCAAGCTCGCCTCCCGCAAGGGTGCGTCCGACGAGGAGGTCATGGAGGCGATCTGGGTCGCGGCCGAGATGCGCGCGGGTGGCGCGTATGCGCATTCGGTGCTGGCGCTGAACGCGCTGGATGCCGTGCACGGTCACGCGCACTGA
- a CDS encoding carbon-nitrogen hydrolase family protein — protein sequence MSAAAPIVAVCQFAPTASRESNRERVAELVSDAAARGARVIVLPEYASYFTDPMDESLAVNAETLDGAFVGALCALAQEHGAVIVAGLVEQADAGRVHNTVVAVTDAGVQAVYRKQHLYDAFRQTESDWIAPGAVGGAAVFDADGIRFGLMTCYDLRFPEVARTLVDAGADALIVPAEWVRGPLKEHHWSTLLTARAIESTAYVIAADHPAPIGVGLSQVIDPQGLTVAGVSAGEGIATAVVDHRLIARTRESNPVLRLRRYGVVPLPS from the coding sequence ATGTCCGCAGCCGCCCCGATCGTCGCCGTCTGCCAGTTCGCCCCGACAGCATCCCGCGAATCGAATCGCGAACGCGTGGCCGAACTCGTCAGCGACGCGGCGGCCAGGGGAGCGCGCGTGATCGTGCTGCCCGAGTACGCCAGCTACTTCACCGACCCCATGGACGAGTCACTCGCGGTGAACGCCGAGACGCTCGACGGCGCCTTCGTCGGCGCGCTGTGCGCGCTGGCGCAGGAGCACGGTGCCGTGATCGTCGCCGGCCTCGTCGAGCAGGCCGACGCCGGCCGGGTGCACAACACGGTCGTCGCGGTCACGGATGCCGGTGTGCAGGCCGTGTATCGCAAGCAGCACCTCTATGATGCGTTCCGACAGACCGAATCGGACTGGATCGCCCCGGGAGCGGTCGGCGGGGCCGCGGTGTTCGACGCCGACGGCATCCGATTCGGCCTGATGACGTGCTACGACCTGCGCTTCCCCGAGGTGGCCCGCACGCTCGTCGACGCCGGGGCGGATGCTCTCATCGTCCCCGCCGAATGGGTGCGCGGCCCGCTCAAGGAGCACCACTGGAGCACCCTTCTCACAGCCCGCGCGATCGAGAGCACCGCCTATGTGATCGCCGCCGATCATCCGGCGCCGATCGGCGTCGGACTGTCCCAGGTGATCGACCCGCAGGGCCTCACGGTCGCGGGAGTGAGCGCGGGGGAGGGGATCGCGACCGCCGTGGTGGATCACCGGCTGATCGCCCGCACCCGCGAGAGCAACCCCGTGCTGCGGCTGCGCCGCTACGGCGTCGTCCCGCTCCCATCCTGA
- a CDS encoding aminotransferase class I/II-fold pyridoxal phosphate-dependent enzyme encodes MDVISGAWRRTAAGAGLLSPQGEVAPTIFAEMSAAAVRFGAINLGQGFPDEDGPAVVLEAAREAIAQGANQYPPGRGIPDLRNAISEHQRRFYGLAVDPETEVIVTAGATEALTATLLALIDSPDDEVVVFEPYYDSYAAVVALAGAHLRTVPLRRPGFRPDLEELAAAVTDRTRIILVNDPHNPTGAVFSAEVQAEIVRLAERHDAVIVTDEVYEHLSFHGAHVPIASLPGAAERTLTISSAGKTFSVTGWKIGWVHGPAPLITAVLTVKQFLTYVNGSPFQSAVAVGLRLPDDYFHSAAAGLQRKHALLGEALRAAGFEVHEPQGGYFTVADATGLGGADAAAFCRALPERAGVVAIPISAFVAPEHQDDFSGLVRFAACKRVEVLEEAAQRLAALS; translated from the coding sequence ATGGATGTCATTTCCGGCGCCTGGCGGCGCACCGCAGCCGGAGCGGGTCTGCTCTCCCCGCAGGGCGAGGTCGCGCCCACCATCTTCGCAGAGATGTCGGCCGCAGCGGTGCGATTCGGCGCGATCAACCTGGGCCAGGGATTCCCGGACGAAGACGGCCCGGCCGTCGTGCTGGAGGCCGCGCGCGAGGCGATCGCGCAGGGTGCGAATCAGTACCCTCCCGGCCGCGGCATCCCGGATCTGCGCAACGCGATCAGCGAGCATCAGCGGCGCTTCTACGGGCTCGCGGTCGACCCCGAGACCGAGGTGATCGTCACCGCCGGGGCGACCGAGGCCCTGACGGCGACGCTGCTGGCGCTGATCGACTCACCCGACGACGAGGTGGTCGTGTTCGAGCCGTACTACGACTCGTACGCGGCGGTCGTCGCCCTGGCCGGTGCGCACCTGCGCACCGTGCCGCTGCGGCGTCCCGGGTTCCGGCCCGACCTCGAGGAGCTCGCGGCTGCGGTGACTGACCGCACCAGGATCATCCTCGTCAACGACCCGCACAACCCGACGGGTGCGGTGTTCTCCGCCGAGGTGCAGGCCGAGATCGTGCGACTCGCCGAGCGGCACGACGCGGTCATCGTCACCGACGAGGTGTACGAGCACCTGTCGTTCCACGGCGCTCACGTGCCGATCGCATCCCTCCCCGGTGCGGCCGAGCGCACCCTCACGATCTCATCGGCCGGCAAGACGTTCTCGGTGACGGGCTGGAAGATCGGCTGGGTGCACGGGCCGGCGCCGCTCATCACCGCCGTGCTGACCGTGAAGCAGTTCCTCACCTACGTCAACGGCTCGCCGTTCCAGTCGGCCGTCGCGGTCGGGCTGCGTCTGCCGGACGACTACTTCCACAGCGCCGCCGCCGGACTGCAGCGCAAGCACGCGCTGCTCGGCGAGGCGCTGCGCGCAGCAGGGTTCGAGGTGCATGAGCCGCAGGGCGGCTACTTCACGGTCGCCGATGCCACCGGACTCGGCGGTGCGGATGCCGCGGCGTTCTGCCGCGCACTGCCGGAGCGTGCCGGAGTCGTGGCCATCCCGATCAGCGCGTTCGTGGCACCCGAGCATCAGGACGACTTCTCGGGCCTCGTGCGCTTCGCCGCCTGCAAGCGCGTCGAGGTGCTCGAAGAGGCGGCGCAGCGTCTGGCGGCGCTGAGCTGA
- a CDS encoding S1C family serine protease — protein sequence MNDDKTPGEASTPETPGTPDTPRTPEGPNPSAAAPGPDAAVPSGHSIPATFGSHSQTPAWQPPHGAPSQPGSGARSGPHQPGVHQPGPHQTSAYGTAPQAPGVHAPGASFGNQGRPNDQTLPLDPSLLSAPAGSQPEAPRRNGGAVKVAGLILAAALVGGVAGFGGSAIGNAVFDRPASQTASGPGTVTVNNPGSVNETAAIATEVLPSVVTIEVAGSQASGSGSGVVLDDEGHVLTNTHVVTLGGAAADPAIRVTTSDGRIFSATVVGTDPIYDLAVIKIEGASDLTPIEFADSSKLNVGDTAVAVGAPLGLANSVTTGIVSALNRSIQVASAALPDAPNGDGQDGEEDGEGGPFQFDIPGMRSQQATQSISIAVIQTDAAINPGNSGGALVDSKGRLIGINVAIATAGGSSSEESGSIGLGFAIPSGIAERVADEIIADGSATHGLLGATVRDASSVEDATVAGAVIDTPTEGGAAEAAGLRRGDVITHFNGVPITSASDLTAQVRAAAAGSEAEISYVRSGKSYTVEATLGELKL from the coding sequence ATGAACGACGACAAGACCCCCGGTGAGGCATCGACTCCCGAGACTCCCGGCACGCCCGACACCCCTCGCACGCCGGAGGGGCCGAACCCCTCCGCCGCCGCACCCGGCCCGGATGCTGCGGTCCCCAGCGGGCACAGCATCCCCGCCACCTTCGGCTCGCACTCGCAGACCCCGGCTTGGCAGCCGCCGCACGGCGCGCCCAGCCAGCCCGGGAGCGGCGCGCGGTCCGGACCGCACCAGCCCGGAGTCCACCAGCCCGGTCCTCACCAGACGAGCGCGTACGGCACCGCCCCGCAGGCGCCCGGCGTGCACGCACCGGGAGCATCCTTCGGAAACCAGGGCCGGCCGAATGACCAGACTCTGCCGCTCGACCCGTCGCTGCTCAGCGCACCCGCCGGATCGCAGCCCGAGGCTCCGCGCCGGAACGGCGGAGCGGTGAAGGTCGCCGGTCTCATCCTCGCCGCCGCCCTTGTCGGCGGTGTGGCGGGATTCGGCGGCAGCGCCATCGGCAACGCCGTGTTCGACCGACCGGCCTCGCAGACGGCATCCGGTCCCGGGACGGTCACGGTCAACAACCCCGGTTCGGTGAACGAGACCGCCGCGATCGCCACCGAGGTGCTCCCGTCGGTGGTGACCATCGAGGTCGCCGGCTCGCAGGCCTCGGGCAGCGGCTCGGGCGTCGTGCTGGACGACGAGGGCCACGTGCTCACGAACACCCACGTCGTGACCCTCGGCGGTGCCGCTGCCGACCCCGCGATCCGCGTCACGACCTCCGACGGTCGCATCTTCTCGGCGACCGTCGTCGGCACCGACCCCATCTACGACCTCGCGGTCATCAAGATCGAGGGCGCGAGCGACCTCACCCCGATCGAGTTCGCCGACTCGTCGAAGCTGAACGTGGGAGACACCGCGGTCGCCGTCGGCGCACCGCTCGGCCTTGCCAACTCGGTCACCACCGGCATCGTCAGCGCCCTCAACCGCAGCATCCAGGTGGCCTCGGCCGCCCTGCCCGATGCGCCGAACGGTGACGGCCAGGACGGTGAGGAGGACGGCGAGGGCGGTCCGTTCCAGTTCGACATCCCCGGCATGCGCAGCCAGCAGGCCACGCAGTCGATCTCGATCGCCGTGATCCAGACCGACGCCGCCATCAACCCCGGCAACTCGGGCGGCGCCCTCGTCGACAGCAAGGGCCGCCTGATCGGAATCAACGTGGCCATCGCGACCGCCGGCGGCTCGTCCTCCGAGGAGTCGGGCTCGATCGGACTCGGCTTCGCCATCCCGTCAGGCATCGCCGAGCGCGTCGCCGACGAGATCATCGCCGACGGATCCGCCACCCACGGCCTGCTCGGGGCGACGGTGCGCGACGCGTCATCCGTCGAGGACGCCACGGTCGCCGGTGCCGTCATCGACACCCCGACCGAGGGCGGCGCCGCCGAGGCGGCGGGCCTGCGCCGTGGTGACGTGATCACCCACTTCAACGGCGTGCCGATCACCAGCGCCAGCGACCTCACCGCGCAGGTGAGGGCCGCGGCCGCCGGGTCGGAGGCGGAGATCAGCTACGTCCGCTCCGGCAAGAGCTACACGGTCGAGGCGACGCTGGGCGAGCTCAAGCTCTGA